The following are encoded together in the Microterricola viridarii genome:
- a CDS encoding GNAT family N-acetyltransferase → MTVQIRPIADGDFFNWIGLYEGYNTFYNRELTDQKALILWSWLVDKNHETFGFVAEEDGELIGLAHLREFARPLDASRGLFLDDLYVAESARGNGVGGALLETAKGYALEHKLSVVRWITSNENEVAQLLYDKVAKRTDWVTYDMDPSAEGDS, encoded by the coding sequence ATGACCGTGCAGATTCGCCCGATCGCCGATGGAGACTTCTTCAATTGGATTGGCCTCTATGAGGGCTACAACACCTTTTACAACCGGGAGCTGACCGACCAGAAGGCGCTCATCCTGTGGAGCTGGTTGGTCGACAAGAACCACGAGACCTTCGGTTTCGTGGCGGAGGAGGACGGCGAGCTCATCGGGCTCGCCCACTTGCGCGAGTTCGCCCGCCCGCTGGATGCCAGCCGCGGCCTGTTCCTCGACGACCTCTACGTCGCCGAGTCGGCCAGGGGCAACGGCGTCGGTGGCGCGCTGCTGGAGACCGCGAAGGGATACGCGCTCGAGCACAAGCTCAGCGTCGTGCGTTGGATCACCTCCAACGAGAACGAGGTGGCACAGCTGCTCTACGACAAGGTGGCCAAGCGCACCGACTGGGTCACCTACGACATGGACCCGAGCGCAGAGGGTGATTCCTGA
- the valS gene encoding valine--tRNA ligase, with product MTTPDRVPDKPALEGLEAKWGGVWETAGTYRFDRANATRECIYSIDTPPPTASGSLHIGHVFSYTHTDVVARFQRMRGKSVFYPMGWDDNGLPTERRVQNYYGVRCDPTLPYTVDFVPPFEGGDGKSTKAADQKPISRRNFIELCERLTVEDEKQFEALWRTLGLSVDWTQSYRTIGDEALFTSQLAFIRNVERGEAYQAMAPTLWDVTFRTAVAQAELEDRDQPAAYHRVSFHKPDGGTIEIETTRPELLAACVALVAHPDDERYKPFFGTTVTTPVFGVEVPVLAHHLAQQDKGSGIAMICTFGDVTDVVWWRELSLPNRAIMGFDGRIISEAPEVITSEAGLSAYAQIAGKTVFSAKQTMVELLQASGEMIGAPKSIQHPVKFFEKGDKPLEIVSTRQWYIGNGAKDEALRERLLAHGAELEWHPDFMRVRYENWVGGLTGDWLISRQRFFGIPIPVWYPLDADGNPVFDEPIIAGREMLPVDPSSDTAPGYDESQRGVAGGFIGELDVMDTWATSSLTPQLAGGWERDPELFDLVFPYSLRPQGQDIIRTWLFSSVLRAELEHGVAPWKHASISGFIVDPDRKKMSKSKGNVVTPADILEQHGSDAVRYWAASSRLGTDAAFDPQNPTQIKIGRRLSIKILNAAKFILSFEQGADAGSLETVTEPLDLSMLASLHTVIEQATAAFENYDHARALELTESFFWTFCDDYLELVKERAYADGAGQASATTALRIALSVLLRMFAPFVPFATEEAWSWSNEGSVHTASWPVATELSAANPQVLALAGQALIGIRRAKTDAKASQKTAVTSATIVATPEQLELLRLAAEDLKAVGRIAELSFAEGSEIAVTDIVFAPAQES from the coding sequence ATGACTACCCCCGATCGCGTTCCAGACAAGCCCGCCCTCGAAGGGCTGGAAGCCAAGTGGGGCGGGGTCTGGGAGACCGCGGGCACGTACCGCTTCGACCGCGCCAACGCCACCCGCGAGTGCATCTACTCGATCGACACGCCGCCGCCGACCGCATCCGGTTCGCTGCACATCGGCCACGTCTTCTCCTACACGCACACCGACGTCGTCGCGCGCTTCCAGCGCATGCGCGGCAAGAGCGTGTTCTACCCGATGGGCTGGGACGACAACGGCCTGCCCACCGAGCGCCGGGTGCAGAACTACTACGGCGTGCGCTGCGACCCGACACTGCCCTACACGGTCGACTTCGTGCCGCCCTTCGAGGGTGGAGACGGCAAGAGCACGAAGGCCGCCGACCAGAAGCCGATCAGCCGCCGCAACTTCATCGAGCTGTGCGAGCGCCTCACCGTTGAGGACGAGAAGCAGTTCGAGGCGCTCTGGCGCACCCTCGGCCTCTCGGTCGACTGGACGCAGAGCTACCGCACCATCGGCGACGAGGCCCTGTTCACCTCGCAGCTCGCCTTCATCCGCAACGTCGAGCGCGGCGAGGCCTACCAGGCCATGGCGCCGACGCTGTGGGATGTCACCTTCCGCACCGCCGTGGCTCAGGCCGAGCTCGAGGACCGCGACCAGCCGGCCGCGTACCACCGGGTCAGCTTCCACAAGCCCGATGGCGGCACGATCGAGATCGAGACCACCCGCCCCGAGCTCCTCGCGGCGTGTGTCGCCCTCGTTGCCCACCCGGATGACGAGCGCTACAAGCCCTTCTTCGGCACGACCGTCACGACCCCCGTCTTCGGCGTCGAGGTGCCCGTGCTCGCGCACCACCTCGCCCAGCAGGACAAGGGCTCCGGCATCGCCATGATCTGCACCTTCGGTGATGTCACCGACGTCGTGTGGTGGCGCGAGCTGTCGCTGCCGAACCGCGCCATCATGGGCTTCGACGGCCGCATCATCAGCGAGGCCCCCGAGGTCATCACGAGCGAGGCCGGCCTCTCCGCCTACGCCCAGATCGCCGGCAAGACCGTGTTCTCTGCCAAGCAGACGATGGTCGAGCTGCTGCAGGCCAGCGGCGAGATGATCGGCGCCCCGAAGAGCATCCAGCACCCGGTCAAGTTCTTCGAGAAGGGCGACAAGCCGCTCGAGATCGTCTCCACCCGCCAGTGGTACATCGGCAACGGCGCGAAGGATGAGGCGCTGCGCGAGCGGCTCCTCGCCCACGGCGCCGAGCTGGAATGGCACCCCGACTTCATGCGCGTGCGCTACGAGAACTGGGTCGGCGGCCTGACCGGCGACTGGCTGATCTCGCGCCAGCGCTTCTTCGGCATCCCGATCCCTGTCTGGTACCCGCTGGACGCCGACGGCAACCCCGTCTTCGACGAGCCGATCATCGCCGGCCGCGAGATGCTGCCCGTCGACCCCTCCAGCGACACGGCGCCCGGCTACGACGAGTCCCAGCGCGGCGTCGCCGGCGGCTTCATCGGCGAGCTCGACGTCATGGACACCTGGGCGACCTCCTCGCTCACGCCGCAGCTGGCCGGCGGCTGGGAGCGCGACCCGGAGCTGTTCGACCTGGTCTTCCCGTACTCGCTGCGCCCGCAGGGCCAGGACATCATCCGCACCTGGCTGTTCTCCTCCGTGCTGCGCGCAGAGCTCGAGCACGGCGTCGCGCCGTGGAAGCACGCCAGCATCTCCGGCTTCATCGTCGACCCCGACCGCAAGAAGATGTCCAAGTCCAAGGGCAACGTTGTGACCCCGGCCGACATCCTCGAGCAGCACGGCTCCGACGCCGTCCGCTACTGGGCGGCCTCCTCGCGCCTCGGCACCGACGCGGCCTTCGACCCGCAGAACCCGACCCAGATCAAGATCGGCCGCCGCCTCTCCATCAAGATCCTGAACGCGGCCAAGTTCATCCTGAGCTTCGAGCAGGGTGCGGATGCCGGCTCGCTGGAGACCGTGACGGAGCCGCTGGACCTCAGCATGCTCGCGTCGCTGCACACCGTCATCGAGCAGGCAACGGCCGCCTTCGAGAACTACGACCACGCCCGTGCGCTGGAACTCACCGAGAGCTTCTTCTGGACCTTCTGCGACGACTACCTCGAGCTCGTCAAGGAGCGTGCCTACGCAGACGGCGCCGGGCAGGCCTCGGCAACGACGGCACTGCGCATCGCGCTGTCGGTGCTGCTGCGCATGTTCGCCCCGTTCGTGCCGTTCGCGACCGAGGAGGCCTGGTCCTGGTCGAACGAGGGCAGTGTGCACACGGCCAGCTGGCCCGTAGCCACCGAGCTCTCCGCCGCCAACCCGCAGGTGCTCGCACTGGCCGGTCAGGCGCTCATCGGCATCCGCCGCGCCAAGACCGACGCGAAGGCATCGCAGAAGACGGCCGTGACCTCCGCTACGATCGTTGCAACTCCGGAGCAGCTTGAGCTGCTCCGGCTCGCTGCGGAAGACCTCAAGGCGGTCGGACGCATCGCAGAGCTGAGCTTCGCCGAAGGATCAGAGATCGCCGTCACAGATATCGTTTTCGCCCCCGCGCAGGAGAGTTAG